A segment of the Trifolium pratense cultivar HEN17-A07 linkage group LG7, ARS_RC_1.1, whole genome shotgun sequence genome:
TTTGAAGAGCTTGAGGGTTTTGTCACTGAGAAACTTTAGTGATCTTGTTGAATTGCCTGATTCAATATCTGAACTAATCCATTTGCGTTATTTGAATCTCGCTAAGACAAATATCAAGTCATTACCAGAGTCATTGTGTAATCTTTATAACCTACAAACATTGAAGTTGCAGAATTGTTCGTACCTAACCAGACTTCCCAATAACATGCAAAATCTTGTAAGTTTGTGTCATCTTGATATAACAGGATGTAATGTATTAGAAGAAGCGCCTAAAGGAATGAGGAAATTGATTCATCTGCAACATTTGAGTCACTATGTTGTGGGAACGCATAAAGAGAAAGGGATAAAGGAATTGGGAACACTTTCAAATCTTCACGGATCACTTTTCATTTCAAAATTAGAGAATGTTATCAACAGCTATGAAGCATCAGAGGCAAAGATAATGGATAAGAAGTATCTTGAGGAATTATGTTTGCATTGGTCTGGAGATGCAAAGGACCATTTTACAAATTCACAAAGTGAGATGGACATACTTGACAAGTTAATGCCTACTAAGAACCTGAAAATTCTAGATGTACATGGATACAGGGGTACAAGATTTCCAGAATGGGTTGGAGATTCTTCCTACCACAGTTTGGTTGAGTTATGTTTGTCTGGTTGTCCAAATTGTTGTATTCTTCCACCACTTGCACAGTTACACTCTCTCAAGGAATTGACAATAAGTGGAATGAGTATGTTGGAGACTATTGGACATGAATATGGTGATTCCTTTTCAGGGACACTCTTTCCCTCtcttgaatatttgttgtttaagGACATGCCATGTTGGGAAATGTGGCATCATTCCCATGATTCTTTTCCTGTACTGAAGACTCTTTTGATTATTGAATGTCCCAAATTAAAGGGAGATTTGCCATCTCATCTTCCTATGTTGGAAACAATTATTATTCGAGGATGCAACCAGCTTGGCTCTTCTCTCCCAAAGGCTTTTTCCATCCGAAAGTTAAACATATTCAAAAGCAATAAAGTAGCCTTGCACGAACTGCCCCTTTCATTGGAATTATTAGATATTCAAGGAACAGAGGTGATAGAGTCTGTCTTTGAAGCTATTGCCATCACCTTACCGACATCTCTTCAAAGCTTAGATATCTGGGATTGTTCGTCTGTCATATCTTTTCCAGGAGATTGTTTACCCACATCCTTAAAGTTTTTGTCCATTTGGAATTGTAAACATCTTAATTTTCCAAAGAAAAACCACCAACTTGAGTCACTTCAGTCTTTGAGTATAACTAGCAGTTGTGATTCTCTTTCAACCCTCCCACTAGACAACCTTCCGAACCTCAATACTCTCAAAATCCATAATTGTGAAAACATAGAATGTCTTTCTACTTTGAAGATTCTTCCCAATCTTGTTTTTATTGAGATTAGTAACTGCCCCAAATTTGTATCATTCCCAAGAGAAGGATTGTCtgtgttgggtcatcacgagggggcagccggggatcatccacattgggcttaagaacaactctacaagtgagttggacaccacactcttacccaaaaccttaaggtgttaggtttatgggtcatctcacttataaagtgttcaacctccacttttctaagcaatgtgggacttaaccactcacacttgctacaacaatctccccctcaagtgtgagtccatccactcttggatatgctccccctcaagcggaagctttcttcatcctatacttgtaccgccgtaagccacactgctccacgggactcgccgcctgaccacctttgtcaggaagactttcgatacaaggagccagttcaacccttcgtcgaaccatcggctctgatacctctgttgggtcatcacgagggggcagccggggatcatccacattgggcttaagaacaactctacaagtgagttggacaccacactcttacccaaaaccatcacgagggggcagccggggatcatccacattgggcttaagaacaactctacaagtgagttggacaccacactcttacccaaaaccttaaggtgttaggtttatgggtcatctcacttataaagtgttcaacctccacttttctaagcaatgtgggacttaaccactcacacttgctacaacaatctccccctcaagtgtgagtccatccactcttggatatgctccccctcaagcggaagctttcttcatcctatacttgtaccgccgtaagccacactgctccacgggactcgccgcctgaccacctttgtcaggaagactttcgatacaaggagccagttcaacccttcgtcgaaccatcggctctgataccatgttaaatatgcttggatctcaaccccaaaagctagctcaaagggtgaggttgccctcacatatttatacacttcacatcccgggaacctaagcaatgtgggacttcaaacaatctccaacaacacaacaacatattcaacacccaccctcacgcctagcgtggtcctgggtcaaatgcccacattgcagtccttaacccagctctgataccactgttgggtcatcacgagggggcagccggggatcatccacattgggcttaagaacaactctacaagtgagttggacaccacactcttacccaaaaccttaaggtgttaggtttatgggtcatctcacttataaagtgttcaacctccacttttctaagcaatgtgggacttaaccactcacacttgctaCAACAGTCTGCACCCAACTTGGAAGAATTGTATATCTCCAAGTGCACTAATTTAAAATCATTGCCTTGTCACATAAATACTCTTCTCCCAAAGTTACAAGAGATGCGTATAGATGAATGTCCAGAAATGGAGAAATTTCCTGAAGGGGGTATGCCGCCTAGCTTGAGATCACTACGTATCTGGAATTGTGAGAAATTATTGAGGAACCCATCTCTAACTTTGTTTGACATGCTTTCTTGTCTTTCAATTGGTGGTCCATGTGATGATGTTGAGTCCTTCCCTAACAAGGGTTTTGCGTTGCTGCCTCCCTCCCTTACCTCCTTAATTCTACGGAAAATGTCAAGTTTGCACACGTTGGAGTGTACGAGGCTTCTCCACCTAACATCCCTCCAACAATTAACAATTGATGACTGTCCTCAGCTGGAGAATATGGAGGGAGAAAGGCTGCCTGCTTCTCTATTAAAACTTATAATCTTTGAATCCCCTCTGTTGGGAGAACGGTGCCACATGAAACACCCACAAATTTGGCCCAAAATTTCCCACATCAAAGGTATTTGTGTTGACTACAAATGGATTTAGCAAGCATGAACATCGATTTTCAATAGGTAATTGTCCTGCTATTTCACACCTTGCccaatttcattcatttttaaacAATTTGTCTCTTTTTCATGTTGtttgcatttatttttattataaggtCACAACAAATATTTTGTGTGCATGGTGATTATTTGAATTATGTTGCAAAGCAATGCCTTTTCTCTCCCGCATCTCATCTGTTGCTGTTGAAATAATCATCACAAACTCACAACAAACGTTAttacatttcaaatttttagGTAAAGGTCACCCAAGCAAAGATCTCATTACTTTTGTGGTCTTATAAATATCATTTACTTTTGTTTTACAGACATGGTAGCGGCTAACCTCCTTGTTGATTATGC
Coding sequences within it:
- the LOC123893551 gene encoding putative disease resistance protein At3g14460 encodes the protein MAVAAAVGEAFLSGFIEVVLDRLASPEVVDLIRGKKVDVNLVQRLKTTLYAVEAVLNDAEKKQFEDSAVNKWLDDLKDAVYVADDILDTISTKAATSWKKKEVSTITNYFSRFFNVEEREMVCKLEDIVARLECILKSKDILGLQHIATHHHSSWRTPSTSLVDVGSNIFGRDQDKEAILKLLLDGHNDDDANISVIPIVGMGGLGKTTLAQSLYNHDSVKQKFNVRAWVCVSDDFNEFKVTKDIVEAVTRSVCNINNKELLHLDLKEKLSGKKFLIVLDDVWTEDYDGWNSLLRPLQYGNKGSIILVTTRIEKVASMVQTFQTYHLEQLSDEDCWSVFADRACFSPKESTENMDLHKIGKEIVRKCKGLPLAAQSLGGLLRRKRDIKDWNDILNSNIWEKESKIIPALRISYHYLPPYLKRCFVYCSLYPKDYKFEKDDLILLWMAEDLLQSPQNGKTLEEVGCGYFNDLASRSFFQSFGSGNQYLHFVMHDLVHDLATFLGGEFYSRREALGNETKIGTMTRHLSFSKFNDPVREKCDVFDRAKHLRTFFAINFIRPPFNNEKAACIILSNLKSLRVLSLRNFSDLVELPDSISELIHLRYLNLAKTNIKSLPESLCNLYNLQTLKLQNCSYLTRLPNNMQNLVSLCHLDITGCNVLEEAPKGMRKLIHLQHLSHYVVGTHKEKGIKELGTLSNLHGSLFISKLENVINSYEASEAKIMDKKYLEELCLHWSGDAKDHFTNSQSEMDILDKLMPTKNLKILDVHGYRGTRFPEWVGDSSYHSLVELCLSGCPNCCILPPLAQLHSLKELTISGMSMLETIGHEYGDSFSGTLFPSLEYLLFKDMPCWEMWHHSHDSFPVLKTLLIIECPKLKGDLPSHLPMLETIIIRGCNQLGSSLPKAFSIRKLNIFKSNKVALHELPLSLELLDIQGTEVIESVFEAIAITLPTSLQSLDIWDCSSVISFPGDCLPTSLKFLSIWNCKHLNFPKKNHQLESLQSLSITSSCDSLSTLPLDNLPNLNTLKIHNCENIECLSTLKILPNLVFIEISNCPKFVSFPREGLSAPNLEELYISKCTNLKSLPCHINTLLPKLQEMRIDECPEMEKFPEGGMPPSLRSLRIWNCEKLLRNPSLTLFDMLSCLSIGGPCDDVESFPNKGFALLPPSLTSLILRKMSSLHTLECTRLLHLTSLQQLTIDDCPQLENMEGERLPASLLKLIIFESPLLGERCHMKHPQIWPKISHIKGICVDYKWI